One window from the genome of Tachypleus tridentatus isolate NWPU-2018 chromosome 11, ASM421037v1, whole genome shotgun sequence encodes:
- the LOC143231620 gene encoding uncharacterized protein LOC143231620, which translates to MTVPTSVEEVVIQPIPDEDCQGSRADSFQNVSVHFLFHEGQTCWYSVSRGGVQVFPSGLKTVATQTESSNNRFCLWYCHKTSDKCTKCPAAQILRPSDVM; encoded by the exons ATGACAGTGCCTACTTCTGTAGAGGAAGTTGTGATTCAGCCCATCCCTGATGAAGACTGCCAAGGCTCTAGAGCTGACTCATTTCAGAATGTTTCTGTTCACTTTT TATTCCATGAGGGACAGACTTGCTGGTATTCTGTTTCCAGAGGTGGTGTACAGGTATTCCCCTCTGGCTTGAAGACTGTAGCTACCCAGACAGAATCTTCCAACAATAGATTTTGCTTGTGGTACTG TCACAAGACGAGTGATAAGTGCACAAAGtgccctgcagcacagatattgaggccaagtgatgtgatgtga